The following are encoded together in the Babylonia areolata isolate BAREFJ2019XMU chromosome 18, ASM4173473v1, whole genome shotgun sequence genome:
- the LOC143292192 gene encoding sphingosine kinase 1-like codes for MNNMATFTVFAYPFRKKMFSGKKTRHRVTVTFEVRSSDSLEDNKRIAQKWKNVINCLARGIHLKPEDITDRCEPPPWGQFLVLVNPHSGPGRAVQIFRSEVEPMLEEAGIPFKLVITEYAGHARDLMHNLELSEWAAVVIVSGDGLVYEVINGLMQRVDWTSAIKKAVGCVPGGSGNALACSINYAAGEPVLVNPVLHSTFVLIKHRVVPMDLVLVQTPSRSYFSFLSVTWGIVADIDYESEKYRNLGEARFTLGAIKRIVNLRAYSGKLSFLPVAEYTPKSSMTPKVLSKIRRFSLRSLSSSMESLDSRNSKSSSVVLTGARPLSGGLSWPAPTTDSKVRSASMSGFSNGGGGDVGVTIVEQSGSETEASPARAGEGERGGEGGCGVIEDGVGAASPSPAVVAVTATETTSGVLHHHHHHNSHPWHRSSGGASDDGDSAPCSVPNGTATTTTTRRRMVSYPEVEEETLSAAKEDGQAVPTPLLPPLDQPVPEHWVVVQGRFVLACAIYQTHLGSDMLAAPSARLSDGVIHLMFVRDGISRNHLLNLFLSFSEGVHVDSPEVEFVPVLAFRLEPDVNGGNIMIDGERLNPVPVQGQVLPGVARIMAIQ; via the exons ATGAACAACATGGCAACTTTCACAGTGTTTGCATACCCATTTCGTAAGAAAATGTTCAGTGGGAAGAAAACAAGACATCGTGTTACAGTGACATTTGAAGTCCGGAGCAGTGATTCATTGGAAGACAATAAGCGAATCGCACAAAAATGGAAGAATGTCATCAATTGTTTGGCGAGAGGAATTCATTTGAAACCCGAAg ACATAACGGATAGATGCGAACCCCCGCCATGGGGTCAGTTCCTAGTGCTGGTAAACCCCCACAGTGGCCCAGGGCGGGCCGTGCAGATCTTCCGCAGTGAGGTGGAGCCCATGCTGGAGGAGGCTGGGATTCCTTTCAAACTGGTCATTACAG agtatgCAGGCCATGCTCGGGATCTGATGCACAACCTGGAGCTGTCGGAATGGGCGGCCGTGGTCATCGTGTCCGGTGATGGGCTGGTTTATGAG GTAATCAACGGACTGATGCAGAGGGTGGACTGGACCTCAGCCATCAAGAAAGCTGTGGGCTGTGTGCCGGGAGGCTCGGGGAACGCCCTGGCCTGTTCCATCAACTATGCTGCAGG AGAGCCCGTCCTGGTGAACCCGGTGCTTCACTCGACCTTTGTGCTCATCAAGCACCGGGTGGTGCCCATGGACCTGGTGCTGGTGCAGACCCCAAGCCGCAGCTACTTCTCCTTCCTGTCCGTGACCTGGGGCATCGTGGCCGACATCGACTATGAATCGGAGAAGTACCGCAACCTGGGCGAGGCCCGTTTCACGCTGGGGGCCATTAAAAGGATCGTCA acctGCGGGCCTACTCTGGAAAGCTGTCCTTCCTCCCGGTTGCAGAGTACACGCCCAAATCGTCCATGACTCCCAAAGTGCTGAGCAAAATCCGTCGCTTTTCCTTGCGGAGTCTCTCCAGCTCCATGGAGAGCCTGGATTCCAGAAACTCCAAGTCTTCTTCCGTGGTTCTGACAGGCGCCAGACCCCTCAGTGGTGGGCTGTCTTGGCCGGCACCGACCACAGACAGCAAAGTGCGTAGTGCCAGCATGTCTGGCTTCTCcaacgggggagggggtgacgtgGGTGTCACGATTGTGGAACAGAGCGGCAGCGAAACGGAAGCTTCCCCTGCCCGAgcaggggagggtgagaggggaggagaaggtgggtgtggtgtgatagaGGACGGTGTGGGGGCCGCCTCCCCGTCACCCGCCGTCGTGGCGGTCACAGCAACGGAAACGACATCCGgggtgctccaccaccaccaccaccacaactctcaCCCCTGGCACCGCTCATCCGGTGGTGCTTCAGACGACGGGGACAGTGCTCCATGCTCCGTGCCCAACggaaccgccaccaccaccaccaccaggagacGGATGGTGTCGTAcccggaggtggaggaggagacgtTGAGTGCGGCCAAGGAGGACGGGCAGGCGGTGCCCACGCCGCTGTTGCCTCCCCTGGACCAGCCCGTGCCGGAGCACTGGGTGGTGGTGCAGGGCCGCTTTGTGCTTGCCTGCGCCATCTACCAGACGCACCTGGGCAGCGACATGCTGGCCGCGCCCTCCGCCCGCCTCTCTGATGGCGTCATCCACCTCATGTTCGTGCGGGACGGCATCTCACGCAACCACCTGCTGAACCTGTTCCTCAGCTTCAGCGAGGGCGTGCACGTGGACTCACCAGAGGTGGAGTTTGTGCCGGTGCTGGCCTTTCGCCTGGAGCCGGACGTCAATGGCGGCAACATCATGATCGACGGGGAGAGGCTCAACCCTGTGCCCGTGCAGGGCCAGGTGCTACCTGGAGTGGCCCGCATCATGGCCATCCAGTGA